AGTCGGCGCCCGTCCGCCGCAAAGGCTCCATGAAGAAGAACGCGGCGTCGTTCGAGAGGAGTCGCGACCGCTCACCCAGGCGCAGGCGGAAGGCCGTACCAACGGCCTCGGTAGCGGCGCCGAGCAACGGCACCGTGGCGGTCCGGGTGAAGGGGCCCAGCGTCGTGAGTGTCAGCCGCAACGCCGTGGCCACCTGATCGAGGGTCTGGCCGCTGTTGAGCCTCCGCTCCGCGTCGCGCGCGATGGCCTCCGCGGCCGCGCGCTTCTTCGCGAGCGTTACCCCGACCTGCACTGCCGCGCCCACCTCCGCGAGCGGCGGCACGCCCGCGGGCGAGAGGCTGTCGAGCCGGAACACGTAGTACGCTCCGTTGGTCTCCACGACCGGGCTGGTCTCACCCGGCTGGGCCTCGAACGCCCAGACGCCGACGTCCGGGATGCGGTACCGGCCCAGCACGTATGGCACCCCCTCGAAGAGCGGCTCGGGGTGCTCGACCCCGAGGGACATGAGCTGCGCCGCGCTGTCGAGGGCTGCGGGGCTCGACTGCTCCGCGGCGAGGCGGTCGAGCGAGTCAGCCCGGGCCTCGAGCGTGTCGAGGCGGGCGCCGATCCGGGCGATGGGGAGCAGGATGTGCCGCGCCTTCACGCTGTCCGCGGTGCGGCGCTCGACCTCGATCAGGTGCACGCCGAAGGACGAGACGACCGGCTCCGAGATCTGGCCGATGGGCAGGCGGAACGCGGCCTGTTCGAACGGCGCGACCATCTGCCCGCGGCCGAACATCGGCAGCTCGCCGCCCTGCTCCCGCGAGCCTGAGTCGGCGGATTCGGCGCGCGCGATCGCCGCGAAGTCGGCGCCGCGGAGGATCGAGTCACGGAGTGCGCGGGCGTGCGTCATGATCAGCACCGAGTCCGCGGTCGTCGGCAGTTTCAACACGGCGATGAACGAGACCACGGCGCGCGCGGGCCGCTGGAAGTCGTCCCGGTGGGCGTCGTAGTAGGCCTGGAGGTCCTGGTCCGTGACCTGAGCCGACGCCTGCGCCGGCACGTCGGCAGGCCGGATCACCAGCGCCCGCACCGACACCGAGTCGTGCTGGTCGCGCCAGATCGTCCAGAGCTTGCCATCCGGGACGTAAATGTCCGAGGTGACCTGCTCCAGCAGCTTCAGCCGCGGCAGATCCTCGCGGAACCGCTGCTCCATCGCGAGCAGGTACGGGCGGCTCGCCGTCGTCTGGGTCAGGAACCGCTCGTATTTCTGGAAGTCGAACTGTCCGTCCGTCTGGAACTGCGGGTCGGTCGTGATCTCGCGGGGGGGGTAGCGCCGCACCGCGTCGCCGATCTCACGGTCCGACACGACGATGCCACGGCGCCGGTACTGCTCCCGGAGGAGCTCCGCCTGGACGAGGCGGTCGAACGCTGCGTTCTCGATCTCCCGCTGGTCCTCCCGGCTCAGCTGCTGCCCCGGGTTCTGCTGGCGGGCTTCCTCGTAAGCGTTGCGGTACGCATCCAGCCACGCCTGATAGCGGATCGGAGCGCCGTCCACCGTGCCGACGTCCTGGGTCTGGAGTTGGGCGCCCCCCATGCCCACGTCGAAAACCAGCCAGCCCACGAATGCCACCGCGAGGACGACCATGATGACCTTAGTCTTCGCGCGCATCGTGCTCAGCATCGACCTTCACTCCCGAAAACAGGGTATCCGCAGCATCCGGAAAGCCGCTAAATGTAGAAGGGACAACGCCCAAAGCCAACCGCCGGGAGGCCGTTCCCGTTGACACGGTCTGGAGCCGCAACGTATACTCGCCAAGTCGCGCCGCATGGACCGAACGCCCAGGGGTTGGATGGCCGCCTCCAGCGAAATCGAGAAGCTCGAAACCCGCTACGCCGAAAACCCGGAGGGTCGGTACTTCGCGCCGTTGGCCGACGCCTATCGTAAGGCGGGGCGGGTGGACGATGCCCTACAGCTTGTCCACAAGGGTCTCGAGAAGCATCCGGACTACCTCTCGGCTCACATCGTCCTCGGCCGCTGCCAGCTCGACAAGAAGGACGACGCGGCGGCCCGGGACGCCTTCGAGACCGTGCTCGGCCTCGACTCCGAGAATATCATCGCGCTCAAGAGCCTGGCGGAGATAGCCGAGCGGTCGGGTGACACCGCCGCGGCGCGCGGCTGGCTTCAGAAGCTGCTGCTCGTAGACTCGATGAACACGGACGCCGAGGCGGATCTCCAGCGTCTGGGTGGGCCGCTGCCCGGGGAAGCGCCCGGGGAGGGAGCTCCCGCGGAGGAGGCGCCCGCGGCCGAAATCTCCTTCGCGGACGTCACGGCGGATGCCGAGGCGCCCACCGAGCCGGTCCCCGCGATCGAGCCGGAGCCGTCGCAACCCCCGCCCGCGTTCACGGAAGCGCCGACCGAACCGATGGCGGGCATCTTTCTGGATGAGCTCGAGCCGCCCGCGGTGGCTCCGGCAATCGACTTCCTCGACCCGGCCCCGAGCCACGAGGCGCCGACGGCGCCGGTCGAGGAGCTGGCCGCGGCCGGATCGGTGTGGGACGCCGCGCCCGAAGTGGCCAGCATCGACTTGGATTCCTCGCGCCCGCCTGGAGCGGCGGGCGTCGGGCTGGACCAGACGGCGCCTTCCGTCGACCTTAATCTGATCATGCCGGAGGACGTGACGCCCCCGGAAGAGATGAAGCGGCCGTCGAGCAAGCTGGTGCAGATGGTCTCCCCTCAGGTGCCGGCCGAGGAGGCGCCGCAGCACCGCGAAGGCGGCGCGGAGCCGATGCTCACCGAGACAATGGCCGACCTGTATCTCAAGCAGGGCTTCAAGAGCGAAGCCGCGGACGGGTACCGCCGCCTGCTGGCACAGCGGCCGGACGACGCCACTCTCAGGGCCAAGCTGGCCCAGGTCGAGGGCCCGCCGCCCAGCCTGAGCGCCGCGGCGCTCGGCTCGGAGGCCGTGGGAGCCTGGCTCCGACGGGTGGCCGGGTCGTCGCTCTCGGCGCCGCCGCCGCCCCCGCCGCCGCCGCCGGCCGCTCCGCTGGCCGAAGATCAGACCCCGATGGAAACCGCGTTCGCCGCGCCCGAGCCCGAGCCGGCGGCCATGGGGGAGCCGGCGCGCCCGGCCAGCGACGCGTTCTCCCTCGACCAGATCTTCGGCGCCGAACCGGGTGCGGGCGTTGCCACGGCCGCGCCCCCGCGGGAGTCCCAGGCGGCAACGCCGGCCAATGCGTCGTTCGACGAGTTCTTCGGCGCCGCACCCGAGAAGGAGAGCGTGCGCCCGAAGCCGGCCGAAGCCGCTCCGCCGGCCGAGGACGACGTCAGCTCCTTCAACGCCTGGCTCCACGGACTCAAGCGCTAGTGCACATCGCGGTCATCAACGGTCCGAACCTCAACCTGCTGGGGGTTCGGGAGCCGGAACGCTATGGCACCGCCACGCTCAGCGCGATCGAAGCGCGGGTCCGTGAGCGCGCGGCGGCGCTGGGAGCGGAGATCGGCTGGTTCCAGTCCAACCACGAGGGCGCGGTCGTCGAGGCGATCCAGGCCCTGCGCTCCGCCTCGGATGGCGCGCTGATCAACGCCGCGGCGTTCACCCACACCTCGGTGGCGGTCCGGGACGCCGTGCTCGCCGTGAACGTACCCTTCGTCGAGGTCCATCTCTCCAACATCTGGGCCCGTGAGGAGGAGCGGCACAAGTCACTGCTCGCGGATCTCGCGGTCGGTGTGGTAGCGGGGTTCGGCGCCGACTCGTATCTGCTGGGGCTCGACGCCATGGTCGGCTGGCTGCGGCGCACGGAGCGGCCGACGCCGGGCGCCCTGGAGGCCTGACCGTTGCGGCGGGCGCCTCTCCGTCTCCACGTCCTCACGTCTTCCCGTCCGCATGTCTGATCGCCGCCCCGAGCGCCTCGCGTCGCTCCGAAGGAAACTCGCGGCGGAAGGGCTGGACGGCCTGCTGGTCACGTCGCTCCCCAACATCCGCTACCTGACCGGATTCTCGGGCACCAGCGCGGTGCTTCTGGTGACGGCGGCGCACGCCGTCTTCCTCTCGGACTTCCGCTACCAGACCCAGGCGGCGCTCGAGATCGGAGACTTCGCGCGGATCGAGATCGACTCCGGCTCCGTCTGGGAGCGCTTCTTCAAACTGTTGCCGGAGCTTCCCGGCCTGACGACGATCGGGTTCGAGGCGCACGTGATGACCGCCCGGGACGGGGCGAAGGTGGCCGATCCCGCCCGCCCCTGGCGCTTCCGGCCGACGGCGGACATTGTCGAGGCACTCCGTTCCGTGAAGGCCCCCGAGGAAGTCGAGGC
This DNA window, taken from Gemmatimonadales bacterium, encodes the following:
- a CDS encoding SurA N-terminal domain-containing protein — encoded protein: MRAKTKVIMVVLAVAFVGWLVFDVGMGGAQLQTQDVGTVDGAPIRYQAWLDAYRNAYEEARQQNPGQQLSREDQREIENAAFDRLVQAELLREQYRRRGIVVSDREIGDAVRRYPPREITTDPQFQTDGQFDFQKYERFLTQTTASRPYLLAMEQRFREDLPRLKLLEQVTSDIYVPDGKLWTIWRDQHDSVSVRALVIRPADVPAQASAQVTDQDLQAYYDAHRDDFQRPARAVVSFIAVLKLPTTADSVLIMTHARALRDSILRGADFAAIARAESADSGSREQGGELPMFGRGQMVAPFEQAAFRLPIGQISEPVVSSFGVHLIEVERRTADSVKARHILLPIARIGARLDTLEARADSLDRLAAEQSSPAALDSAAQLMSLGVEHPEPLFEGVPYVLGRYRIPDVGVWAFEAQPGETSPVVETNGAYYVFRLDSLSPAGVPPLAEVGAAVQVGVTLAKKRAAAEAIARDAERRLNSGQTLDQVATALRLTLTTLGPFTRTATVPLLGAATEAVGTAFRLRLGERSRLLSNDAAFFFMEPLRRTGADSAAWVQQKEDQRLAVLRAARQVRVQAYLEALRRAANVKDRRAEVLRPAAQQQTQ
- a CDS encoding tetratricopeptide repeat protein — encoded protein: MDRTPRGWMAASSEIEKLETRYAENPEGRYFAPLADAYRKAGRVDDALQLVHKGLEKHPDYLSAHIVLGRCQLDKKDDAAARDAFETVLGLDSENIIALKSLAEIAERSGDTAAARGWLQKLLLVDSMNTDAEADLQRLGGPLPGEAPGEGAPAEEAPAAEISFADVTADAEAPTEPVPAIEPEPSQPPPAFTEAPTEPMAGIFLDELEPPAVAPAIDFLDPAPSHEAPTAPVEELAAAGSVWDAAPEVASIDLDSSRPPGAAGVGLDQTAPSVDLNLIMPEDVTPPEEMKRPSSKLVQMVSPQVPAEEAPQHREGGAEPMLTETMADLYLKQGFKSEAADGYRRLLAQRPDDATLRAKLAQVEGPPPSLSAAALGSEAVGAWLRRVAGSSLSAPPPPPPPPPAAPLAEDQTPMETAFAAPEPEPAAMGEPARPASDAFSLDQIFGAEPGAGVATAAPPRESQAATPANASFDEFFGAAPEKESVRPKPAEAAPPAEDDVSSFNAWLHGLKR
- the aroQ gene encoding type II 3-dehydroquinate dehydratase, with amino-acid sequence MHIAVINGPNLNLLGVREPERYGTATLSAIEARVRERAAALGAEIGWFQSNHEGAVVEAIQALRSASDGALINAAAFTHTSVAVRDAVLAVNVPFVEVHLSNIWAREEERHKSLLADLAVGVVAGFGADSYLLGLDAMVGWLRRTERPTPGALEA